In Chlorocebus sabaeus isolate Y175 chromosome 11, mChlSab1.0.hap1, whole genome shotgun sequence, one DNA window encodes the following:
- the KRT76 gene encoding keratin, type II cytoskeletal 2 oral, whose translation MNRQVCKKSFSGGSQGFSGRSAVVSSSSRMSCVARFRGAGGGACGFRSGAGGFGSRSLYNPGGNKSISVSVAAGGSRAGGFVGGQSSCGFAGGYGGGFGGSYGGGFGGGRGIGSGFGGAGGFGGAGGLGGPGGFGGLGSFGSPGGFVSGGFPGGIQEVTVNQSLLQPLNVEIDPQIGQVKAQEREQIKTLNNKFASFIDKVRFLEQQNKVLETKWELLQQQTTGSGPSSLEPCFESYINFLRKQLDSLLAERGNLEGELKSMQDLVEDFKKKYEDEINKRTAAENEFVGLKKDVDAAFMNKVELQAKVDSLTDEVSFLRTLYEMELSQMQSHVSDTSVVLSMDNNRCLDLDNIIAEVRAQYEEIAQRSKAEAEALYQTKLGELQTTAGRHGDDLKNTKSEIMELNRMIQRLRAEIENVKKQNANLQTAISEAEQRGEMALKDANAKLQDLQAALQKAKDDLARLLRDYQELMNVKLALDVEIATYRKLLEGEECRMSGECQSAVCISVVSNVTSTSGSSGSSCGVFGGVSGSGGYRGGGSSSGYGVSGGSSSAYGAVSGGSSSSYGGVSSSSTGGRGSSGGYQSSSSGSRLGGAGSISMSHSGMGSSSGSVQTSGGSGYKSGGGGSTSIRFSQTTSSSQHNSTK comes from the exons ATGAACAGACAAGTCTGCAAGAAATCCTTCAGTGGCGGGAGCCAGGGTTTCTCCGGCCGCTCTGCCGTGGTCTCCAGCAGCAGCAGGATGAGCTGTGTGGCCCGCTTTCGGGGAGCTGGTGGAGGGGCCTGTGGCTTCCGGAGCGGAGCAGGCGGCTTTGGCAGTCGTAGCCTCTACAACCCGGGCGGCAACAAGAGCATCTCCGTCAGCGTGGCAGCTGGTGGCTCCCGGGCTGGAGGCTTTGTGGGAGGGCAGAGCAGCTGTGGCTTTGCAGGTGGCTATGGAGGTGGCTTTGGGGGCAGCTATGGTGGTGGCTTTGGTGGTGGCAGAGGAATAGGTAGTGGTTTTGGAGGGGCTGGTGGCTTTGGTGGAGCTGGTGGCCTTGGTGGTCCTGGTGGCTTTGGTGGGCTTGGCAGCTTTGGCAGTCCTGGTGGCTTTGTCTCTGGGGGCTTTCCTGGGGGAATTCAGGAAGTGACTGTAAACCAGAGTCTCCTGCAGCCCCTCAATGTGGAGATCGACCCCCAGATTGGACAAGTAAAGGCCCAGGAGCGGGAGCAGATCAAGACCCTCAACAACAAGTTTGCCTCCTTCATTGACAAG GTGCGGTTCCTGGAACAGCAGAACAAGGTCCTGGAGACCAAGTGGGAACTGCTCCAGCAGCAGACCACAGGCTCGGGGCCCAGCAGCCTAGAGCCTTGTTTTGAATCCTACATCAACTTCCTACGCAAGCAGCTGGATTCACTTCTAGCAGAGAGGGGGAACCTGGAGGGAGAGCTGAAAAGCATGCAGGACCTGGTGGAAGACTTCAAAAAGAA GTATGAAGATGAAATCAACAAACGAACTGCGGCAGAGAATGAGTTTGTGGGGCTCAAGAAG GATGTGGATGCGGCTTTCATGAACAAGGTGGAGCTGCAGGCCAAAGTGGACAGCCTGACAGATGAAGTCAGCTTCCTGAGGACCCTCTATGAGATG GAGCTGTCCCAGATGCAGAGCCATGTCAGCGACACGTCTGTGGTTCTGTCTATGGACAACAACCGCTGCCTGGACCTGGACAACATCATTGCTGAGGTCCGTGCCCAGTATGAGGAGATTGCCCAGAGGAGCAAGGCTGAAGCTGAGGCCCTGTACCAGACCAAG CTTGGGGAGCTGCAGACCACAGCTGGCAGGCATGGGGATGACCTGAAGAACACCAAGAGTGAGATCATGGAGCTCAACAGGATGATCCAGAGGCTACGGGCTGAGATTGAAAATGTCAAGAAGCAG AATGCCAACCTGCAGACGGCAATTTCAGAGGCTGAGCAGCGTGGAGAGATGGCCCTCAAGGACGCCAATGCCAAGCTCCAAGACTTGCAGGCTGCCCTACAGAAGGCCAAGGATGACCTGGCTCGGCTCCTGCGTGACTACCAGGAGCTGATGAACGTCAAGCTGGCCCTGGATGTGGAGATTGCCACCTACCGCAAGCTGCTGGAGGGAGAGGAGTGCAG gATGTCTGGAGAGTGTCAGAGTGCCGTGTGCATTT CAGTGGTCAGCAATGTCACCAGCACAAGTGGCAGCTCTGGTAGTAGCTGTGGAGTTTTTGGAGGGGTCAGTGGCAGTGGTGGCTACAgaggcggcggcagcagcagtgGCTATGGAGTCAGTGGCGGCAGCAGCAGTGCCTATGGAGCAGTGagtggcggcagcagcagcagctatgGAGgggtcagcagcagcagcactgggGGCAGGGGTAGCAGTGGTGGCTACCAGAGCAGCAGTAGTGGGAGCAGGCTCGGTGGTGCAGGTAGCATCTCCATGAGCCACAGTGGAATGGGCTCCAGCTCTGGCAGTGTCCAGACTTCTGGAGGCAGTGGCTATAAGTCTGGTGGTGGAGGCAGCACCAGTATCCGCTTCTCCCAGACCACGAGCTCAAGCCAGCATAACTCCACCAAGTGA
- the LOC119619784 gene encoding small ribosomal subunit protein eS28-like, with product MSSLTQGGMPPVPNSSEGLEWERKLNTSHVQPTMLARVTKVLVRIVSQGQNTWVRMEFIDDMSCSIICNVKGDVLTLLEKQQEARRLHLAWLLAGS from the exons ATGAGCTCCCTGACACAGGG TGGCATGCCACCTGTGCCCAACTCTTCAGAGGGCCTGGAGTGGGAACGGAA GTTGAACACCAGTCATGTGCAAcctaccatgctggccagggtcACCAAGGTGCTGGTCAGGATAGTGTCTCAGGGACAGAACACGTGGGTGCGCATGGAATTTATAGATGACATGAGCTGCTCCATCATCTGCAATGTAAAAGGTGATGTCCTCACCCTGTTGGAGAAACAGCAAGAGGCCAGAAGGTTGCACTTAGCTTGGCTGCTTGCTGGATCTTAG